From Anopheles funestus chromosome 3RL, idAnoFuneDA-416_04, whole genome shotgun sequence, a single genomic window includes:
- the LOC125768595 gene encoding Usher syndrome type-1G protein homolog isoform X1, whose protein sequence is MSSDRIHRAAKDGLVDVLREATRSEANAKDIDGMTPVLWAAFEGHFDALKLLVARGGNPDKSDQFGNTALHLASAKGHMQCVDFLVQFGVNIYALDIDHHSAQDLAAINNRDKILRYLDAAAATLEATDRKKAHEYREQAKRKSEKRAREFATRQQKLERDQDTSLRIRPHRPSNMLQALKHKLWSGSQGNLAQGQTRLINETSQAAAAAAAAPATTKFSALVGGTVQRGGGAVKKRADAMKVRQQMENGGDFKIGEMESNGKRSVRSIQGLRRDSEILYVGTYSSNDDSNASERRGKLQDVFDVDPANGRETDADADEDNNSGASVKFGTMSRSLSQPNFLATAVSTDEITEDVLLQRPSGLFNRPSFGNLAFPRSVSNVLAQLGNEQSSTSVSSDGSNKAKPTTAKGATFKPRSQLVITDSDSEVESSDNEENDSLAILRFLSAFKLEDYYPVFQKNEIDMETLMMLTENDVKSLGLPLGPYRRLCNAIQDRREALAAPGSISDSRL, encoded by the exons ATGTCGTCAGATAGGATACACCG CGCCGCCAAAGATGGGCTGGTGGATGTGTTACGTGAAGCGACCCGTTCGGAAGCGAACGCCAAGGATATAGATGGCATGACCCCGGTGCTATGGGCCGCCTTCGAGGGCCATTTCGATGCACTAAAGCTGCTGGTTGCCCGAGG TGGAAATCCGGACAAATCCGATCAGTTTGGAAATACGGCGCTACATCTCGCCTCGGCAAAAGGACACATGCAGTGTGTAGACTTTTTGGTACAGTTCGGCGTAAACATTTATGCACTCGATATCGATCACCACAGTGCGCAGGATCTGGCAGCAATTAATAATCGTGATAAAATTTTGCGCTACCTCGATGCTGCTGCAGCAACGCTAGAAGCAACCGATAG AAAAAAGGCGCACGAATATCGGGAACAGGCAAAGAGGAAGAGTGAAAAGCGAGCACGCGAGTTCGCGACCCGTCAGCAAAAGCTCGAACGTGACCAGGACACAAGCTTACGGATCCGACCACACAGGCCATCGAATATGCTGCAGGCGCTCAAGCACAAACTGTGGTCGGGAAGTCAAGGCAATTTAGCGCAGGGACAGACACGGCTAATTAACGAAACAtcgcaagcagcagcagcagcagcagcagcaccggcaACGACCAAGTTCAGTGCCCTGGTTGGTGGGACGGTACAGCGTGGTGGTGGAGCCGTGAAAAAGCGTGCCGATGCGATGAAAGTACGCCAGCAGATGGAAAATGGAGGTG ATTTCAAAATTGGCGAAATGGAATCGAACGGCAAACGGAGCGTACGCTCGATACAGGGATTAAGGCGCGATTCCGAAATTCTCTACGTCGGTACGTACAGCTCCAACGATGATTCGAACGCGTCCGAACGGCGTGGAAAGCTGCAGGATGTGTTCGACGTGGACCCGGCGAATGGACGGGAAACTGATGCTGACGCCGACGAGGACAATAATAGTGGTGCGAGTGTAAAGTTCGGTACCATGTCACGTTCCCTTAGTCAACCTAACTTCCTTGCCACTGCGGTCAGTACCGACGAGATTACGGAGGATGTACTCCTGCAACGACCATCCGGGCTGTTTAATCGTCCATCCTTTGGCAATCTGGCATTTCC TCGATCGGTTTCCAACGTGCTTGCACAGCTTGGCAACGAACAGTCCTCGACGAGTGTTTCCTCCGATGGGTCGAACAAGGCAAAACCAACCACTGCAAAGGGTGCGACCTTCAAACCAAGATCCCAGCTCGTAATTACCGATTCCGACTCCGAGGTAGAAAGTTCCGACAATGAGGAAAATGATTCACTAGCTATATTGCGGTTCCTGTCCGCGTTCAAGCTAGAAGATTACTACCCTGT TTTTCAGAAGAACGAGATTGATATGGAGACCCTGATGATGTTAACAGAAAACGATGTCAAATCGTTAGGCTTGCCGCTCGGACCCTATCGACGGCTTTGTAATGCAATACAAGATCGCCGTGAGGCATTGGCTGCACCAGGGAGCATTAGCGACAGCCGTCTTTAG
- the LOC125768595 gene encoding Usher syndrome type-1G protein homolog isoform X2 yields MSSDRIHRAAKDGLVDVLREATRSEANAKDIDGMTPVLWAAFEGHFDALKLLVARGGNPDKSDQFGNTALHLASAKGHMQCVDFLVQFGVNIYALDIDHHSAQDLAAINNRDKILRYLDAAAATLEATDRKKAHEYREQAKRKSEKRAREFATRQQKLERDQDTSLRIRPHRPSNMLQALKHKLWSGSQGNLAQGQTRLINETSQAAAAAAAAPATTKFSALVGGTVQRGGGAVKKRADAMKVRQQMENGDFKIGEMESNGKRSVRSIQGLRRDSEILYVGTYSSNDDSNASERRGKLQDVFDVDPANGRETDADADEDNNSGASVKFGTMSRSLSQPNFLATAVSTDEITEDVLLQRPSGLFNRPSFGNLAFPRSVSNVLAQLGNEQSSTSVSSDGSNKAKPTTAKGATFKPRSQLVITDSDSEVESSDNEENDSLAILRFLSAFKLEDYYPVFQKNEIDMETLMMLTENDVKSLGLPLGPYRRLCNAIQDRREALAAPGSISDSRL; encoded by the exons ATGTCGTCAGATAGGATACACCG CGCCGCCAAAGATGGGCTGGTGGATGTGTTACGTGAAGCGACCCGTTCGGAAGCGAACGCCAAGGATATAGATGGCATGACCCCGGTGCTATGGGCCGCCTTCGAGGGCCATTTCGATGCACTAAAGCTGCTGGTTGCCCGAGG TGGAAATCCGGACAAATCCGATCAGTTTGGAAATACGGCGCTACATCTCGCCTCGGCAAAAGGACACATGCAGTGTGTAGACTTTTTGGTACAGTTCGGCGTAAACATTTATGCACTCGATATCGATCACCACAGTGCGCAGGATCTGGCAGCAATTAATAATCGTGATAAAATTTTGCGCTACCTCGATGCTGCTGCAGCAACGCTAGAAGCAACCGATAG AAAAAAGGCGCACGAATATCGGGAACAGGCAAAGAGGAAGAGTGAAAAGCGAGCACGCGAGTTCGCGACCCGTCAGCAAAAGCTCGAACGTGACCAGGACACAAGCTTACGGATCCGACCACACAGGCCATCGAATATGCTGCAGGCGCTCAAGCACAAACTGTGGTCGGGAAGTCAAGGCAATTTAGCGCAGGGACAGACACGGCTAATTAACGAAACAtcgcaagcagcagcagcagcagcagcagcaccggcaACGACCAAGTTCAGTGCCCTGGTTGGTGGGACGGTACAGCGTGGTGGTGGAGCCGTGAAAAAGCGTGCCGATGCGATGAAAGTACGCCAGCAGATGGAAAATGGAG ATTTCAAAATTGGCGAAATGGAATCGAACGGCAAACGGAGCGTACGCTCGATACAGGGATTAAGGCGCGATTCCGAAATTCTCTACGTCGGTACGTACAGCTCCAACGATGATTCGAACGCGTCCGAACGGCGTGGAAAGCTGCAGGATGTGTTCGACGTGGACCCGGCGAATGGACGGGAAACTGATGCTGACGCCGACGAGGACAATAATAGTGGTGCGAGTGTAAAGTTCGGTACCATGTCACGTTCCCTTAGTCAACCTAACTTCCTTGCCACTGCGGTCAGTACCGACGAGATTACGGAGGATGTACTCCTGCAACGACCATCCGGGCTGTTTAATCGTCCATCCTTTGGCAATCTGGCATTTCC TCGATCGGTTTCCAACGTGCTTGCACAGCTTGGCAACGAACAGTCCTCGACGAGTGTTTCCTCCGATGGGTCGAACAAGGCAAAACCAACCACTGCAAAGGGTGCGACCTTCAAACCAAGATCCCAGCTCGTAATTACCGATTCCGACTCCGAGGTAGAAAGTTCCGACAATGAGGAAAATGATTCACTAGCTATATTGCGGTTCCTGTCCGCGTTCAAGCTAGAAGATTACTACCCTGT TTTTCAGAAGAACGAGATTGATATGGAGACCCTGATGATGTTAACAGAAAACGATGTCAAATCGTTAGGCTTGCCGCTCGGACCCTATCGACGGCTTTGTAATGCAATACAAGATCGCCGTGAGGCATTGGCTGCACCAGGGAGCATTAGCGACAGCCGTCTTTAG
- the LOC125768602 gene encoding uncharacterized protein LOC125768602 isoform X1, translating into MGYSTIQHLVKETKRRIAMLDLPYEAEYRGQLTHLGYKEKDVVKEAFLRQEWNMGSARVLSLLQDANILTASEYMLSLDTIELMQQIMNDLLETEYNLLAHIIRYAYQDNVQSQSLTNILKESFRSLLNDLKETPNVIPRCYLRSLKPHLLPLELKKVVDDHLQLLLVGGDTFEGLDEAIGKQGPWRDELKTLRRTVLEQMFVELVHDKTHFINVLKDFCKKSCPFSLKYALYLLHVMAQDGKSEDKLLKNFVKDLFRSVVEIGSISEMKLMFLFAREICTANESIMGTYSVWYKQTIGEMTYSVKKPQFISTMELLTALLPLEQDLELLGVHLTIAISAPAKCNDYVLNYKQLCRAHIAQLRASDSATIVVED; encoded by the exons ATGGGTTACAGTACGATACAACATTTGGTAAAG GAAACGAAACGTCGCATCGCTATGCTGGATCTGCCGTACGAAGCAGAGTACCGCGGACAGCTCACACATCTAGGCTACAAAGAAAAG GATGTCGTGAAGGAAGCATTCTTGCGCCAGGAATGGAATATGGGCAGTGCACGAGTTTTGAGTCTGCTGCAGGATGCCAACATCCTAACAGCGAGTGAATATATGCTAAG TCTAGATACAATCGAGTTAATGCAACAGATTATGAACGATCTTTTGGAGACGGAGTACAACCTGCTTGCACACATTATCAGGTACGCTTATCAAG ATAATGTTCAGTCACAGTCGCTCACCAATATCCTGAAGGAAAGCTTCCGTTCGTTGCTGAATGATTTGAAGGAGACCCCGAATGTAATTCCTCGCTGTTATTTGCGTTCGCTAAAACCACATTTGCTACCTTTGGAACTGAAAAAGGTAGTAGATGATCATTTACAGTTGCTACTAGTAGGTGGCGATACATTCGAAGGTCTAGATGAAGCCATCGGCAAACAGGGGCCGTGGCGTGATGAATTGAAAACACTCCGTCGCACAGTTCTCGAGCAGATGTTCGTAGAATTAGTTCACGACAAAACTCACTTTATCAATGTGTTGAAAGATTTCTGCAAAAAATCTTGTCCATTTTCGCTCAAATATGCACTGTATCTGTTGCATGTAATGGCACAGGACGGAAAATCGGAAGACAAATTGTTGAAAAACTTCGTCAAAGATCTGTTTCGCTCGGTAGTCGAAATCGGGTCGATTAGTGAGATGAAGCTAATGTTTCTGTTTGCACGGGAAATCTGCACCGCAAACGAAAGCATAATGGGGACCTATTCCGTCTGGTACAAGCAAACGATCGGTGAAATGACGTACAGTGTGAAGAAACCTCAGTTCATCAGTACGATGGAGCTGCTAACTGCGCTTTTACCATTGGAGCAGGATCTGGAGCTGCTCGGCGTCCATTTAACCATTGCCATTTCTGCCCCGGCCAAGTGTAACGATTACGTGTTAAACTACAAGCAACTGTGTCGGGCTCATATTGCCCAGCTGAGAGCATCCGATAGTGCTACGATCGTGGTAGAAGACTGA
- the LOC125768606 gene encoding copper chaperone for superoxide dismutase, whose protein sequence is MIFTDLIKNYIFKQPNMSDSGNIKMEFAVQIGGDGCVDAINKALSGAGTVTIDAGRGSVLIETSLPWLEIDKRIEATGRRAVLTGFGGQSAVAMIEHGNESINVRGVVRFCTLSNVAGQRGAVVDGTIDGLTPNGSYQLNVHECGDISEGCRSVGAVYDSNEISSDSSGRATVRFVNERIEVGDLIGRSVVIAETDSAQQQRRLSCGIIARSAGIFENYKKICACDGTTIWDERHKSIPATNDR, encoded by the exons atgatttttaccgatttaataaaaaattacatatTTAAACAACCGAATATGTCGGATAGTGGAAATATAAAG ATGGAATTCGCTGTACAAATTGGTGGCGATGGATGTGTGGATGCGATTAACAAAGCACTATCCGGCGCTGGAACAGTGACGATTGATGCTGGCAGAGGTAGCGTACTGATCGAAACATCACTACCATGGCTGGAAATCGACAAACGCATCGAAGCGACAGGAAGGCGAGCCGTACTGACGGGATTTGGAG GACAATCGGCGGTGGCAATGATTGAGCATGGGAATGAATCAATTAACGTGCGTGGCGTAGTTCGATTCTGTACCCTCTCGAATGTGGCCGGCCAAAGGGGAGCGGTTGTTGACGGAACTATCGATGGGTTGACGCCAAACGGTAGCTACCAGCTGAATGTGCACGAATGTGGAGACATTTCGGAAGGATGCCGCTCGGTAGGTGCTGTGTACGATTCCAACGAAATTAGTTCGGATTCGAGTGGTCGAGCTACGGTACGGTTTGTGAACGAACGTATTGAGGTCGGTGATCTTATCGGACGTTCCGTTGTAATCGCCGAAACGGATAGTGCACAGCAGCAGCGCCGGCTGAGCTGTGGAATTATCGCACGGTCGGCAGGCATTTTcgaaaactacaaaaaaatttgCGCTTGCGACGGGACGACGATCTGGGATGAGCGCCACAAATCGATCCCTGCAACAAACGATCGTTAA
- the LOC125768613 gene encoding probable nuclear transport factor 2, whose product MAINPQYEEIGKGFVTQYYALFDDSTQRPSLVNLYNAELSFMTFEGQQIQGAAKILEKLQSLTFQNIKRVLTAVDSQPMFDGGVLINVLGRLQCDEDPPHAYSQTFVLKPLGGTFFCAHDIFRLNIHNSA is encoded by the coding sequence ATGGCTATAAACCCACAATACGAGGAGATTGGCAAAGGTTTCGTCACCCAGTATTACGCACTGTTCGATGACTCGACCCAACGGCCCAGCCTGGTAAATCTATACAATGCGGAGCTATCGTTCATGACGTTCGAAGGGCAACAGATACAGGGCGCTGCGAAGATACTGGAGAAGCTGCAAAGCCTCACGTTTCAAAACATCAAACGGGTACTTACGGCGGTCGACTCCCAGCCAATGTTTGACGGTGGTGTACTGATCAACGTGCTCGGCCGGTTGCAGTGTGACGAGGATCCACCGCACGCATATTCCCAGACATTCGTGCTTAAGCCGCTGGGGGGAACGTTTTTCTGCGCGCACGACATTTTCCGGCTCAACATCCACAATTCGGCCTAA
- the LOC125768602 gene encoding uncharacterized protein LOC125768602 isoform X2 has protein sequence MLDLPYEAEYRGQLTHLGYKEKDVVKEAFLRQEWNMGSARVLSLLQDANILTASEYMLSLDTIELMQQIMNDLLETEYNLLAHIIRYAYQDNVQSQSLTNILKESFRSLLNDLKETPNVIPRCYLRSLKPHLLPLELKKVVDDHLQLLLVGGDTFEGLDEAIGKQGPWRDELKTLRRTVLEQMFVELVHDKTHFINVLKDFCKKSCPFSLKYALYLLHVMAQDGKSEDKLLKNFVKDLFRSVVEIGSISEMKLMFLFAREICTANESIMGTYSVWYKQTIGEMTYSVKKPQFISTMELLTALLPLEQDLELLGVHLTIAISAPAKCNDYVLNYKQLCRAHIAQLRASDSATIVVED, from the exons ATGCTGGATCTGCCGTACGAAGCAGAGTACCGCGGACAGCTCACACATCTAGGCTACAAAGAAAAG GATGTCGTGAAGGAAGCATTCTTGCGCCAGGAATGGAATATGGGCAGTGCACGAGTTTTGAGTCTGCTGCAGGATGCCAACATCCTAACAGCGAGTGAATATATGCTAAG TCTAGATACAATCGAGTTAATGCAACAGATTATGAACGATCTTTTGGAGACGGAGTACAACCTGCTTGCACACATTATCAGGTACGCTTATCAAG ATAATGTTCAGTCACAGTCGCTCACCAATATCCTGAAGGAAAGCTTCCGTTCGTTGCTGAATGATTTGAAGGAGACCCCGAATGTAATTCCTCGCTGTTATTTGCGTTCGCTAAAACCACATTTGCTACCTTTGGAACTGAAAAAGGTAGTAGATGATCATTTACAGTTGCTACTAGTAGGTGGCGATACATTCGAAGGTCTAGATGAAGCCATCGGCAAACAGGGGCCGTGGCGTGATGAATTGAAAACACTCCGTCGCACAGTTCTCGAGCAGATGTTCGTAGAATTAGTTCACGACAAAACTCACTTTATCAATGTGTTGAAAGATTTCTGCAAAAAATCTTGTCCATTTTCGCTCAAATATGCACTGTATCTGTTGCATGTAATGGCACAGGACGGAAAATCGGAAGACAAATTGTTGAAAAACTTCGTCAAAGATCTGTTTCGCTCGGTAGTCGAAATCGGGTCGATTAGTGAGATGAAGCTAATGTTTCTGTTTGCACGGGAAATCTGCACCGCAAACGAAAGCATAATGGGGACCTATTCCGTCTGGTACAAGCAAACGATCGGTGAAATGACGTACAGTGTGAAGAAACCTCAGTTCATCAGTACGATGGAGCTGCTAACTGCGCTTTTACCATTGGAGCAGGATCTGGAGCTGCTCGGCGTCCATTTAACCATTGCCATTTCTGCCCCGGCCAAGTGTAACGATTACGTGTTAAACTACAAGCAACTGTGTCGGGCTCATATTGCCCAGCTGAGAGCATCCGATAGTGCTACGATCGTGGTAGAAGACTGA